One genomic window of Medicago truncatula cultivar Jemalong A17 chromosome 1, MtrunA17r5.0-ANR, whole genome shotgun sequence includes the following:
- the LOC11430530 gene encoding cell number regulator 9, protein MNIFGRSSPPKWSAKLCGCGENPGTCLITCCLPCITFGQIAEVVDEGRSSCAMQGCVYGLLMTITCHWLYSCLYREKLRAKYGLPAEPCCDCCVHFCCDACALCQEHAELKARGFNPSKGWIGPPHAPPRMPPTMFR, encoded by the exons ATGAACATCTTTGGTCGTTCTTCCCCACCTAAATGGTCAGCTAAATTATGTGGCTGTGGAGAAAACCCAGGAACAT GTTTGATAACATGTTGTTTACCATGCATCACATTTGGCCAAATTGCAGAAGTTGTGGATGAAGGACGTAGTT CTTGTGCTATGCAAGGATGTGTATACGGTTTACTGATGACCATTACATGTCATTGGCTATACTCATGTCTTTACAGAGAGAAACTGAGAGCAAAATATGGTTTACCAGCTGAACCATGTTGTGATTGTTGTGTTCATTTCTGTTGTGATGCATGTGCCTTATGCCAAGAACATGCTGAACTTAAAGCAAGAGGGTTTAACCCTTCCAAAGGTTGGATTGGGCCACCTCATGCTCCTCCTCGTATGCCTCCCACCATGTTTCGATGA